The following proteins are co-located in the Silene latifolia isolate original U9 population chromosome 1, ASM4854445v1, whole genome shotgun sequence genome:
- the LOC141616775 gene encoding uncharacterized protein LOC141616775 has product MTYVASKKRKMIENLDRISELPEPIILHILSYLPLEDSARTSILSKAWNNYYSLYPILHFDHNLFALKSLISAKEGSREPSISQISDMFMDEVDCRLSKATQLDSPIRKLALTIAINDPKNFSRVDKWLELVKQINVQEICFFMQSAGNLWENLLDDGCVLYEFPISVLASKGLRTVYIRGCKFADETLVGDPINKRGVSFCSLQRLCLSHVYIGDHVFENLTNYCKGIEILVLDYCTVLMDSMELSKFPKLKNALIEIEDGLIDRVGIEDTNLECFKCDVNIDTECHISPAACASIRELTLVGCTINQPSLFADLAATFPLVEEADIFIHDTETFKANTNVLRKLKFTGDGSVPLKEVHIDCPSLTLLDCSTYGLMELYVDCPKLRVFRYQGSTVPKLLFFSSTSDLEKSSCELTVNYAYDTFWFNSLRAFLVCVMAVPTYVSLLVTSPLATFEPEQIEAIQASSGYNVHLMLSVTYEVEQNVAALVDAVLWTIRPTTLTFGYTSYDLIKYVCENLIKKSVEDIPDEQPTNPCWMHLLKDFEVESSLDILDIKDNLAALPEQCRTTNDVCFKFHWSYE; this is encoded by the exons ATGACGTATGTGGCGAGTAAAAAGAGAAAGATGATTGAGAATTTGGATCGTATTTCAGAGTTGCCGGAGCCTATCATCCTTCACATATTATCTTATCTTCCTTTAGAAGATTCTGCTCGAACATCAATCTTATCTAAGGCCTGGAACAACTATTATAGCCTATACCCCATTCTTCATTTTGATCATAACTTATTTGCATTGAAATCCCTGATTTCGGCTAAAGAAGGCAGTCGAGAGCCTAGTATTAGTCAAATAAGTGATATGTTTATGGATGAGGTCGATTGTCGCTTATCTAAAGCCACACAACTAGATTCACCTATTCGAAAGTTAGCATTGACCATTGCCATTAATGATCCCAAGAACTTCTCCCGTGTTGATAAATGGTTAGAGTTGGTGAAACAGATTAATGTTCAGGAAATCTGTTTTTTTATGCAGAGTGCTGGTAACCTGTGGGAAAATTTATTGGATGATGGTTGTGTATTATATGAGTTTCCGATTTCAGTGTTGGCTTCAAAAGGCTTGCGTACTGTGTATATTCGAGGGTGTAAGTTTGCTGATGAGACATTAGTTGGCGACCCTATCAACAAAAGGGGAGTCTCATTTTGTTCTCTTCAGCGATTGTGCCTGTCACATGTTTACATAGGAGATCACGTGTTTGAGAACCTGACAAACTACTGTAAGGGGATTGAAATACTAGTCCTTGATTACTGCACTGTCTTGATGGACTCCATGGAGCTCTCGAAGTTTCCTAAGCTAAAGAACGCTCTCATTGAAATTGAGGATGGTTTGATTGATCGTGTTGGCATTGAAGACACTAATCTTGAATGCTTCAAGTGTGATGTTAATATTGACACCGAATGTCATATCAGCCCTGCTGCTTGCGCCAGCATTAGAGAGCTCACTTTGGTGGGTTGCACCATTAACCAGCCTAGCCTGTTTGCAGACCTCGCCGCTACATTTCCTCTAGTCGAAGAAGCAGATATTTTTATACATGATACGGAAACATTTAAAGCAAATACTAATGTTCTCAGGAAGTTAAAGTTCACTGGAGACGGTTCAGTTCCTTTGAAGGAGGTTCATATTGATTGTCCGAGTTTGACGCTGCTTGATTGTAGTACTTATGGTCTGATGGAGCTGTATGTTGATTGTCCGAAACTGAGGGTGTTCCGATATCAAGGGAGTACTGTTCCCAAGCTGCTTTTCTTTAGTTCAACCTCTGATCTAGAGAAGAGCAGCTgtgaattaacagttaattatgCTTACGACACATTTTGGTTCAATAGCTTAAGGGCATTCCTTGTTTGCGTTATGGCAGTTCCGACCTATGTGTCCCTGCTCGTTACTTCGCCACTG GCGACATTTGAACCTGAGCAAATTGAAGCAATTCAAGCTTCCTCAGGATATAATGTTCACTTAATGCTTTCGGTTACTTATGAAGTCGAGCAAAATGTAGCTGCTCTTGTGGATGCCGTGCTATGGACCATTCGTCCGACCACCTTGACTTTTGGTTACACTTCATATGATCTCATAAAG TATGTGTGTGAAAATTTGATTAAGAAATCCGTAGAGGACATTCCCGATGAGCAGCCGACCAATCCCTGTTGGATGCATCTATTGAAAGATTTCGAAGTTGAAAGCTCGTTGGATATTCTGGACATAAAGGATAATTTGGCGGCTTTGCCGGAGCAATGTCGAACAACAAATGACGTTTGTTTCAAGTTTCATTGGTCTTACGAATGA